The Elusimicrobiaceae bacterium sequence TAGAGGTGGGGCTTTTCAAGTCAATCAGCCGTTTGTGAATACGCATCTCAAACTGCTCACGGGATTTCTTGTCGGTATGCGGAGAACGAAGTACGGTGTACTTCTTAATACGCACCGGCAACAAAACCGGACCGGCGACAATGGCGCCAGTTTTCTGCGCAGTTTCAACGATGCGGGCAACACTGTTGTCTAGCATGCGGTGATCATAGGAGCGCAGTTTGATGCGAATTCTTTCTTGGCTGAGAATTTTCGCTTTCTTTTCAGTTTTTTCTGCCATTTTAGTTTCCTTAAGATTACTCTTTTCTAAAAAAAATTTATCGGCAGAAAACCCCACACTGCCTCCGTTTTCCCGACGGAACAGTTAGGAATTTTTTGCCTTTTTCCTACTTCAGTACTATAACATTGTACCAAATTAGGGGCTATTTGCGCTATGTTTTTTAGTGCGTTCACCATGGCACATAAAACACAGCTTAAATTCGCTTGTTTATATTGTATAATAATTGAGGTTTGTTGTAAAGATATTTATATATTGTATTAAAGGATTTTTTATGACTAATAAATACGGACTAACGATTGTAAAAGATTATCCCATTAAGGGAGTTAATTTTATTGATATTAACGGCCTGCTGGCTACGCCGCACTATTTTACAGCAGTAATTGAAAAATTTTGCGAAACGATCAAACAATCTTTGCCGGCCGAACAATTAAAGCAAGCCGCTATTATCACGCCCGAATCTCGCGGGTTTGTATTTAGCGCGCCGGTGGCGGACCGTTTAAAACTGCCCCTATTGCTAATCCGCAAAAACGGCAAAATTCCCAACAATCCCTATTCCTTCCGTATTACCAATGAATATTCCACCTATAATATGGAAATGGATGGCGATTTGTTGGAAAAGCACAATCATTTTATTTACATTGATGATATTTTGGCTACGGGGCAAACCTTGGCTTCCGTGCGTAATGCCATTGGCAAAAAAGGCAAAGAAGTGGTGCTAGCGGTACACTTAACAGCCGTGACAGATTTGAAACCCATGCGCGATGAAAACATTGACTTGAAAGGCCTCCCCACTAAGGAGATTATTTAATATGTTAAACAAAAAAGGAATGTCTTTTTTAGGGATGCTGATTGCGCTGGCCTTAATTATGACCGTGATGGTTTTTATGATTAAAACCTATCAAAAAAACTTAACAGTCATGACCGGGAACCAATCCCCCAGCCAATCTGTCCAAGACATAATCAATGCAAAAAAGAACATTGAAAAAGCCGCCGCCCAACGAACAGAATTAGATAGCAAATTATATAAGTAGGCTAAGATGATAAAAAAGGGGTTCACACTTATTGAACTGTTGGTAGTGGTCATAATTATTGGTATCTTGGCCGCCATTGCTTTGTCGCAATATGAAAAAGCGGTAGAAAAAAGCAAAACGGGCCAAGCGGTTGTTATGCTTAAATCTCTTTATCAGGCCGCTATAGAATATCAAATGGCCAACGGTACATGGCCCTCTTTCTTTTCCGATTTATCTGTATCTCCGCCATGGACCGGCAAAACGAATTGGTATGAATCCTCACTCACCAAAGACGTTTTATCCAACAAGGATTGGTCTTTACAATTAACCACTAATCCCCCTTCTCATACGGGAATCAATATCGGCCGGTTAAACGGAACATATAAAGGGGGCGGTTTTGCAATCTGGTTTCAACACGATAATAATCATATTCCACGCGAGACACTACTTTGCGCAGAAAAGAAAGCAGATATTACCGTGGCGGGAGATTTTTGCCAAATGCTTATGCAAAGCGGTGATTTAATATATGACGGAAGCGTATTACGCCTATACGATTTTTAGATAAGTAAATATGGCGATTTGGAAAAACAGTTGTATAAGTAAATTCAAAATTTGTTATACTAAAAAGTAGTAAAGAAGTATTACAATTTGATCTGTTTTTGGAACCGTATGTAGAATACGGATAGCTGGCAGAAATCTGCCGGCATAATGACGCTCCAAAAGCAGTCGTTTTAGGCACTGCACGTCCGAGCTGATCCCTCGGAAGTGTGGTGCCGAGTGTTTGCTATCATCATCGAATGATAGCAAACCACGGCTGTTGTATTTTGGGTTAGCGTCATTAGCTCAAGTACAACAGCCGTTTTTGTTGTCTTGGGCTCGAAAAAATAAGGAGAAGAAGATGAAGAAAATAATGCCAGTTCTTTTAATGGCGGTCTTATTAACCGGATGCAGTACTTTCAACCGGCATACTGGCAAAGAAGCCATAAAACTCTCTCACGACAGTATTGCTGCGTATCCTATGCAAGCTGATATGCAAGTGTTGCAACCCATCAAGGGTGTTGCTGTTTGTGAAAGCTGGGTAGGCGGCCTCTATACCAAAAAGCCCGCTAGCCAAAATTTCGGAGCCAGTTTACAAGTCAGCAAAGGAAATATAGCGTGGGATGAATGCACCCGGGGGGCTATTTATGATGCTTTAAGCAAAAACAAAGCGGAATATATCGTAGCTCCAACATACAATACCACTAAAAAACGTGATTTATGTTTGCTGGGTATCTGCTTGCACAAAACCTATACTGTAGAAGTAACTGGATATAAAGCAGTTATCAAGGATTTCCAACCGATGGATAAAGAATTAGTCAAAAGTATGTATGGACGTCCTGTCTCTATAACTAGTACACATGTGACTTGGTCACAATTCTAAGTTACATATTCTCCTAAAAACTACCCTATTTAGGAGAAAAAAGCCTCTGTATTGTTTAAGAGACTTTTTAAAGACACAGAACCCCGCTCGAACGAGCGGGGTTTTGTAAATTACAACTGTAGAAGCTGTTATTAGGCAGCTTTGGCGGCGGTTCTCTTTTCTACGATTGCCTTAGCCACATTGCCCGGTACTTCAGCATAGTGGCTCGGTTCCATCGTGAAAGAGGCACGGCCTTGAGATAGAGAGCGTACATTGGTAGCGTAACCGAACATTTCGGCCAACGGTACTTCCGCTTTTACGTAGCGGACGTTTCCGCGTACACCCATCTCGCCGATTTGACCGCGGCGGGAGCTCAAGTCCCCGATGATGTCGCCCAAGTTGGCTTCCGGAGCAACAACTTCTACTTTCATAATCGGCTCCAAGATAATCGGGTTGGCTTTTTTCGCGCCGTCTTTAAGTGCCATAGAAGCGGCAATCTTAAAGGCCATTTCGGAGGAGTCTACCTCGTGGAAGGATCCGTCGTACACCGCTACTTTAATATCCACTAAGGGGTAACCGGCCAAAGCACCGGAGTCCAGCGCTTCGCGGCAACCCTTTTCAATAGCCGGGATATATTCTTTCGGAATACGGCCTTGAGTGATTTCGTTGACGAATTCAAACCCTTTGCCTTTTTCCTGCGGTTCAAGCCTGAGCAGTACGTGACCATATTGACCACGTCCACCGGACTGACGTACGAACTTGGTTTCCTGTTGTACAGTTTTGGTAATCGTTTCGCGATAGGCCACTTGCGGGGCACCCACGTTGGCTTGCACGTTGAATTCGCGTTTCATGCGGTCCACGATGATGTCCAAGTGAAGTTCACCCATACCGGAAATAACGGTTTGACCCGTTTCTTCGTCGGTGCGGACGCGGAAGGTTTGGTCTTCTTCCGCCAAGCGTCCTAAAGCGATACCCATCTTTTCTTCGTCTTCTTTAGACTTCGGCTCTACGGCTACGGAGATAACCGGTTCCGGGAAGGTGATGCTTTCCAAGATAATCGGAGCGTCCGGAGAGCAGATGGTTTGACCGACTTGAGAGTTTTTAATAGCTACGGTAGCGGCAATTTCACCGGCACCGAGTTCTTTCACTTCTTCGCGTTTATCGGCCATCATACGCATCATACGGCCTACACGTTCGGTTGCGCGTTTGGCAGGGAACAAAATCGTATCGCCTGCTTTGAGCACACCGGAATAGATGCGGAAATAGCTGAGTTTACCGACGAAAGGATCGGTCTGGACTTTGAAGATGAGTCCGCAGAACGGTTCTTTGTTAGAAGCTTTGCGGGTGGTTTCTTCGCCATTGTCCGGGTTGGTTCCTTTTACAGGCGGGATATCTTCAGGAGAGGGAAGATAGAGGTTCACGCAGTCCAGCAGCGGCTGCACGCCTTTGTTTTTATAAGAAGAACCACACACCACCGGGAAGAATTTACCCGTCAGCGTGCCGGCACGAATGGCCTTGTTGATTTCATCTTCGGTAAAGTTGGTTTCGCCGTTCAAATAGCGTTCCATGATATTTTCGTCGAAATCGGCGAGTTTTTCAATCATTTCGGTACGATATTTTTCAGCGGTTTCTTTCAGGTCGGCCGGGATATCTACATAGTTAAAGGTAGCACCGTTATGGTCGCCATCCCAAATAATACCTTTCATTTTAACCAAATCTACCACGCCGACGAATTTATCTTCGGCTCCAATGGGGATTTGGATCGGGCAGGCATTACCACCCAATTTTTCTTTAATGGAGTTAGCGGAGCGGAAGAAATCAGCACCCGTGCGGTCCATTTTATTGATGTAAGCAATACGCGGTACATGGTATTTATCGGACTGACGCCACACCGTTTCGGATTGGGGTTCTACACCCTGTACACCGTCGAAACAGCAGATGGCACCATCGAGCACACGCAAAGAACGTTCCACTTCGGCCGTGAAGTCCACGTGTCCCGGAGTGTCAATAATGTTGAGCTGGCAGTCTTTCCACACACAGTAAATAGCGGCAGAAGTAATAGTAATACCTCTTTCGCGTTCCTGTTCCATCCAGTCGGTTACGGAAGCACCATCGTGCGTTTCGCCGATTTTGTGCACTTTGCCCGTGTAGTACAAAATGCGTTCAGATGTAGTGGTCTTACCGGCATCAATGTGAGCGATAATACCAATGTTACGAATTTTATTCAAAGGATAGGTTTTAAACTCAGCCATATCTTAGTCCCAGCTTACCATTTGAAATGGGCAAAAGCACGGTTGGCTTCGGCCATTTTGTGCACGTCTTCACGTTTCTTGAAAGCCGTGCCTTCTTTTTTGGAGCCCAAGATGATTTCTTCGGCGAGTTTTTCCGCCATCGGGCGGCCTTTGCGGCTTTGAGCGGCGCCGATTAACCAGCGCATCGCCAACGACGTGCTGCGCAAGGGCTTAACTTCGGTGGGCACTTGATACGTGGCACCGCCGACGCGGCGGGCTTTTACTTCCACCAAGGGGCG is a genomic window containing:
- the rpsJ gene encoding 30S ribosomal protein S10 — translated: MAEKTEKKAKILSQERIRIKLRSYDHRMLDNSVARIVETAQKTGAIVAGPVLLPVRIKKYTVLRSPHTDKKSREQFEMRIHKRLIDLKSPTSKTVDELMKLDLPAGVDVAIKSN
- a CDS encoding prepilin-type N-terminal cleavage/methylation domain-containing protein, producing MKKGFTLIELLVVVIIIGILAAIALSQYEKAVEKSKTGQAVVMLKSLYQAAIEYQMANGTWPSFFSDLSVSPPWTGKTNWYESSLTKDVLSNKDWSLQLTTNPPSHTGINIGRLNGTYKGGGFAIWFQHDNNHIPRETLLCAEKKADITVAGDFCQMLMQSGDLIYDGSVLRLYDF
- the fusA gene encoding elongation factor G, yielding MAEFKTYPLNKIRNIGIIAHIDAGKTTTSERILYYTGKVHKIGETHDGASVTDWMEQERERGITITSAAIYCVWKDCQLNIIDTPGHVDFTAEVERSLRVLDGAICCFDGVQGVEPQSETVWRQSDKYHVPRIAYINKMDRTGADFFRSANSIKEKLGGNACPIQIPIGAEDKFVGVVDLVKMKGIIWDGDHNGATFNYVDIPADLKETAEKYRTEMIEKLADFDENIMERYLNGETNFTEDEINKAIRAGTLTGKFFPVVCGSSYKNKGVQPLLDCVNLYLPSPEDIPPVKGTNPDNGEETTRKASNKEPFCGLIFKVQTDPFVGKLSYFRIYSGVLKAGDTILFPAKRATERVGRMMRMMADKREEVKELGAGEIAATVAIKNSQVGQTICSPDAPIILESITFPEPVISVAVEPKSKEDEEKMGIALGRLAEEDQTFRVRTDEETGQTVISGMGELHLDIIVDRMKREFNVQANVGAPQVAYRETITKTVQQETKFVRQSGGRGQYGHVLLRLEPQEKGKGFEFVNEITQGRIPKEYIPAIEKGCREALDSGALAGYPLVDIKVAVYDGSFHEVDSSEMAFKIAASMALKDGAKKANPIILEPIMKVEVVAPEANLGDIIGDLSSRRGQIGEMGVRGNVRYVKAEVPLAEMFGYATNVRSLSQGRASFTMEPSHYAEVPGNVAKAIVEKRTAAKAA
- the rpsG gene encoding 30S ribosomal protein S7, translating into MPRKGLRPRDRRPQPAPDFKHNSVLVARFVNKLNFEGKKATAERILNDALNIIAEKTKEDGVAVFNKCIENVRPLVEVKARRVGGATYQVPTEVKPLRSTSLAMRWLIGAAQSRKGRPMAEKLAEEIILGSKKEGTAFKKREDVHKMAEANRAFAHFKW